Part of the Leptolyngbya sp. BL0902 genome, AGATCGGGTGGAAGCCACGGGGTTTAAGGCTCCAGCCATTGCGGTGATTGGCCAAGTGGTGCGTTGGCAAGCGCAGTTTCAGCACTGCCGCCCAGGGCCTAGGGATTGGGGGAAATGAACCTAGCCTAGGAGGCACCTTTATTGAGGAGCTTCCCCATCACGGCTTTTAACCGCTCTGGCTCGCAGGGCTTGGTCAGATAACCGGAGGCTCCGGCGAGGCGGGCTTCTTCGCGATCTCGCTGGGTATCGCGGGATGTGACCATGACAATCGGGATATTTTTGAACCGGGGCAGGCTGCGCACGGTGCGACACAGCTCAAAGCCATCGATACCGGGCATGGAAATATCTAGCAGGAGGGCTTTGATGGAGGTTTCCTGATAAATCACCGAGAGGGCATCCACGGCATTGTCCGCCAGCAAGACACGGTAGCTGGAGTCCAGCGCGCGCTTAATCATTTGCTGGCTGATCAAACTGTCGTCTACCGATAAAACAGTTTCTTTCGACGCGACATCGGTGGACATGGTGGGCAACCTCTTGGGGCTAACAGACAGACACTGGAGCGCTCAATGCCAGAAAAACTCGTTTTTTGAGCTTTTATGACCAACGACAGAAACGATGCACCCCCTTCCACCTAGATCATTCCCCATTCTATTTTCAGGGACCCTAAATGTTATGGTTTTTAACGCATCGCCCCTAAGAACTCCACATTCTGGCTACCCCTCTATTTTAGGGGAAAGGGCCAAAACCGGAGTTGTCCTACCGATCTGACGCCATCTACCCGGATTTACCCCCGATGGCTCGGAATGGGGTGGGCCAAGCCTGTCTCCGGGCTTGGTCTGTTTGCCCTGACCCGTTGTCATCTGTGGGGGTTGCTGTGAGTTCTGCCTTAGCCACCCTGAAACCGCTTCCTTCTCTCGTGGCGCTGGTGCTGGCGGGGGGGCAGAGCCGCCGGATGGGAACGGACAAGGCGCTGCTTCCGTGGCAGGGAGAGCCATTACTAAGCCGCACCTGTCGGGCCGCGCTGGCCTGTAC contains:
- a CDS encoding response regulator, which encodes MSTDVASKETVLSVDDSLISQQMIKRALDSSYRVLLADNAVDALSVIYQETSIKALLLDISMPGIDGFELCRTVRSLPRFKNIPIVMVTSRDTQRDREEARLAGASGYLTKPCEPERLKAVMGKLLNKGAS